A DNA window from Camelina sativa cultivar DH55 chromosome 17, Cs, whole genome shotgun sequence contains the following coding sequences:
- the LOC104758456 gene encoding ABC transporter G family member 13 yields MTTPEEAMYVAWEDLTVVIPNFGEGATKRLLNGVNGCGEPNRILAVMGPSGSGKSTLLDALAGRLAGNVVMSGKVLVNGKKRRLDFGAVAYVTQEDVLLGTLTVRESISYSAHLRLPSKLTRGEISDIVEATITEMGLQECSDRTIGNWHLRGISGGEKKRLSIALEVLTKPSLLFLDEPTSGLDSASAFFVVQILRNIASSGKTVISSIHQPSGEVFALFDDLLLLSGGETVYFGEAESATKFFGEAGFPCPTRRNPSDHFLRCVNSDFDDVTATLVESRRIQDSSFSLYQLHETANTLDPLDDIPAAEIRTTLVRKFKCSEYAAASRARIQEIASIEGLVTERKNGSQTNWLRQLRILTQRSFINMCRDLGYYWMRIAVYIVLSICVGSIFFNVGRNHSNVMNTAACGGFMAGFMTFMSIGGFQSFIEEMKVFTRERLNGYYGVAVYTVSNLLSSLPFIILMCLSTSSITIYMVKFQSGGSHFFYNCLDLICAIVTVESCMMMIASVVPNFLMGVMLGAGYIGIMVLSAGFFRFFPDLPVVFWRYPVSYINYGAWALQGALKNELIGVEYDSPLPLVPKMKGELILQTVLGVNPASSKWLDLAVVVMILIGYRILFFAILKFREKVFPIIHMLYTKRTLSHIRKRPSFRRMAPFPSKRYQVNHALSSQEGLNSPLH; encoded by the exons atgactACGCCGGAGGAGGCGATGTATGTGGCGTGGGAGGATCTTACGGTGGTTATACCAAACTTTGGTGAAGGAGCGACAAAGAGACTACTGAATGGAGTGAATGGTTGTGGTGAGCCAAATAGGATCTTGGCTGTTATGGGTCCTTCTGGTTCTGGCAAATCTACGCTTCTTGATGCCTTAGCAG GAAGATTAGCGGGGAATGTTGTAATGAGTGGCAAAGTTCTAGTCAATGGCAAGAAGAGAAGACTTGACTTTGGTGCTGTC GCTTATGTGACACAGGAAGATGTGTTGCTAGGAACTTTGACAGTGAGAGAATCCATATCTTACTCCGCTCATCTCAGACTCCCGTCAAAGCTTACCAGAGGAGAGATCAGTGACATTGTGGAAGCTACAATCACTGAAATGGGTCTGCAAGAATGCTCAGACAGGACCATTGGAAACTGGCATTTGCGTGGAATAAGCGGAGGTGAGAAGAAACGGCTCAGTATTGCGCTCGAGGTCTTAACCAAACCAAGTCTCCTCTTCCTAGACGAACCCACCAGTGGACTGGACAGTGCTTCAGCTTTCTTCGTGGTTCAGATTCTCAGAAACATAGCAAGCAGTGGCAAAACCGTGATTTCTTCAATCCATCAGCCAAGTGGTGAGGTTTTTGCTCTCTTTGATGACCTGCTACTGCTGTCTGGAGGAGAAACCGTTTACTTTGGAGAGGCAGAATCAGCAACGAAG TTCTTTGGTGAAGCCGGGTTCCCTTGTCCCACCAGACGGAATCCATCTGACCACTTCCTTCGCTGTGTCAATTCAGATTTCGACGACGTCACAGCGACTTTGGTTGAATCTCGCCGAATCCAA gattcttctttctctctttaccAACTACATGAAACTGCAAACACATTAGATCCCCTGGATGATATACCAGCAGCAGAAATCAGAACAACACTTGTCAGAAAATTCAAGTGTTCAGAATACGCAGCAGCTTCAAGAGCAAGGATTCAAGAAATAGCATCAATA GAAGGGCTTGTCACTGAAAGGAAAAATGGAAGTCAAACAAACTGGTTGAGACAACTCAGAATACTTACTCAGCGATCTTTCATCAACATGTGTAGAGACTTGGGATACTACTGGATGCGGATTGCAGTATACATAGTGTTATCCATTTGTGTCGGGTCAATCTTTTTCAACGTCGGGAGAAACCACTCAAATGTCATGAATACAGCAGCTTGCGGCGGATTTATGGCAGGCTTTATGACATTCATGTCAATAGGAGGTTTCCAATCCTTCATTGAAGAAATGAAG GTGTTTACTCGAGAAAGGCTCAATGGATACTATGGGGTTGCAGTATATACTGTGTCTAATTTACTCTCCTCATTACCTTTCATAATCCTTATGTGCCTCTCCACCAGCTCAATCACTATCTATATGGTGAAGTTCCAATCCGGAGGTTCTCATTTCTTCTACAACTGTCTCGACCTCATCTGTGCAATTGTAACTGTGGAGAGTTGCATGATGATGATAGCTTCAGTAGTTCCTAACTTCTTGATGGGAGTCATGTTGGGAGCTGGTTATATT GGAATTATGGTGTTAAGTGCGGGGTTTTTCCGATTCTTCCCCGACTTACCTGTGGTGTTCTGGCGATACCCAGTGTCCTACATAAACTATGGTGCATGGGCACTACAG GGAGCATTGAAGAATGAGCTGATCGGGGTTGAGTATGATTCTCCATTACCACTGGTACCAAAAATGAAAGGGGAGCTCATTCTTCAAACTGTTCTAGGCGTAAATCCAGCAAGTTCAAAGTGGTTGGATCTAGCTGTTGTGGTGATGATTCTCATTGGGTATAGGATTCTCTTCTTCGCCATCCTCAAGTTTAGGGAAAAGGTTTTCCCAATCATTCACATGTTATACACAAAGAGAACTCTGAGCCATATCCGGAAAAGGCCTTCTTTCAGGAGAATGGCACCATTCCCCTCCAAGCGATACCAAGTTAACCATGCACTCTCTTCTCAAGAAGGACTTAACTCTCCACTGCATTAG
- the LOC104758457 gene encoding myrosinase 4-like has translation MAVPKAHYSLAILVVLFVVSSSQKVCNPECKAKEPFNCDNTLAFNRTGFAKNFTFGAATSAYQIEGAAHRALNGWDYYTHRYPERVPDRSSGDLACDSYDLYKDDVKLLKRMNAQAYRLSIAWSRVLPKGRLTGGVDENGITYYNNLINELKANGIEPYVTIFHWDVPQTLEDEYGGFLSPRIVEDYTNYAELLFQRFGDRVKFWITLNQPFSLATKGYGDGSYPPGRCTNCEFGGDSGTEPYTVAHNQLLAHAKTVSLYRKRYQKSQGGKIGTTLIGRWFAPLNETSNLDKAAAKRAFDFFVGWFMDPLVYGEYPKIMREMVGDRLPEFTPEESALVKGSLDFLGLNYYVTQYATDAPPPTVPSAITDPRVTLDFYRNGVPIGVVAPSFVYYPPGFRQILNYIKDNYKNPLTYITENGVADLDLGNVTIATALADNGRIQNHCSHLSCLKCAIEDGCNVAGYFAWSLMDNYEFGNGYTLRFGMNWVNFTNPVDRKEKASGKWFSRFIAKSLVPTKPGM, from the exons ATGGCAGTTCCAAAAGCTCACTACTCTTTAGCCATTCTTGTCGTTCTCTTTGTCGTTTCCAGTAGCCAAAAAGTATGCAATCCAGAATGCAAGGCCAAAGAACCCTTCAACTGCGACAATACTCTTGCATTCAACCGAACTGGCTTTGCCAAAAATTTCACTTTTGGTGCAGCTACTTCTGCATATCag ATTGAAGGTGCTGCACATAGAGCACTTAATGGATGGGACTATTACACTCATAGATATCCAG AAAGAGTTCCAGATCGCAGTTCAGGAGATCTTGCTTGTGATTCATATGATCTTTACAAG GATGATGTGAAACTGttgaaaagaatgaatgctCAAGCATACAGACTCTCAATAGCATGGTCAAGGGTCTTACCAA AGGGAAGACTTACTGGGGGAGTGGACGAGAATGGGATCACATACTACAACAATCTCATCAACGAGTTGAAAGCAAATG GCATCGAACCATATGTGACTATATTTCATTGGGATGTTCCCCAGACTTTAGAAGACGAATACGGCGGCTTCTTAAGCCCACGTATAGT GGAGGATTACACAAACTACGCTGAGCTTCTATTCCAAAGATTCGGAGACAGAGTCAAATTCTGGATCACTTTGAATCAGCCTTTCTCTCTTGCAACCAAAGGTTACGGCGATGGGTCGTATCCACCAGGACGGTGCACTAACTGTGAATTTGGAGGAGATTCTGGAACTGAACCTTATACAGTTGCACATAACCAACTTCTAGCTCATGCGAAAACTGTATCTTTATACCGGAAAAGATATCAG AAATCTCAAGGTGGTAAGATAGGAACAACCTTGATCGGGAGATGGTTCGCCCCACTAAACGAAACCAGCAATCTCGACAAGGCTGCTGCAAAACGAGCATTCGATTTTTTCGTTggatg GTTCATGGATCCATTGGTGTACGGAGAATATCCAAAGATAATGAGGGAGATGGTAGGAGATAGATTGCCAGAATTCACACCTGAGGAATCAGCTTTGGTTAAAGGATCACTTGATTTTCTAGGGTTGAACTATTACGTTACACAATATGCAACCGACGCACCTCCTCCGACAGTACCTAGCGCCATAACCGATCCACGAGTTACTCTTGATT TTTATCGCAATGGAGTTCCTATCGGTGTTGTG GCTCCTAGCTTCGTCTACTATCCTCCAGGATTCCGTCAGATTCTAAACTACATCAAAGACAACTACAAAAATCCACTTACCTACATCACCGAAAACg gAGTTGCTGATCTCGATCTTGGAAATGTAACGATTGCAACTGCTCTTGCCGATAATGGACGAATTCAAAACCATTGCAGCCATCTTTCTTGTCTCAAATGCGCCATCGA ggatgGATGCAACGTAGCAGGATATTTTGCATGGTCATTGATGGACAACTACGAATTCGGAAATGGTTACACTCTCCGTTTTGGTATGAATTGGGTCAACTTCACCAATCCTGTTGATCGCAAAGAAAAAGCTTCCGGCAAATGGTTCTCTAGGTTCATCGCAAAATCCCTTGTCCCCACCAAACctggaatgtaa
- the LOC109129970 gene encoding defensin-like protein 8 — protein sequence MKLSNRVLSALLLISSILLAATTEMGFADKICKPQSQHFTGVCLSNFSCAINCQLFEEFENGQCEFDGVFRRCLCSKPCSIPS from the exons ATGAAGCTCTCTAACCGTGTTCTTTCAGCCCTTCTCTTGATCTCTTCTATCCTACTTGCTGCCACTACAG agATGGGTTTTGCGGATAAAATATGCAAGCCACAGAGCCAACATTTTACAGGTGTGTGCTTGAGCAATTTCAGTTGTGCCATCAACTGCCAACTATTTGAGGAATTTGAAAATGGTCAATGTGAATTCGACGGAGTCTTCCGTCGTTGTTTATGCTCCAAACCCTGTTCAATACCATCATAA
- the LOC109129971 gene encoding defensin-like protein 8, which yields MGRPAGLVRECETHLRKFGPWAGSGHGSTKQEMGLAEKICKTQSDRFSGVCLSDNNCAIICRQFEKFESGHCEFEGVFRRCLCTKAC from the exons ATGGGTAGGCCCGCAGGCCTAGTGAGAGAATGTGAGACCCATTTAAGAAAGTTTGGCCCATGGGCCGGAAGTGGACATGGGTCCACTAAGCAAG agatGGGTTTGGCGGAGAAAATATGCAAGACACAGAGCGACCGTTTCTCAGGTGTGTGCTTGAGCGATAACAATTGTGCCATCATCTGCAGACAATTTGAGAAATTTGAAAGCGGTCACTGCGAATTCGAAGGAGTCTTCCGTCGTTGTTTATGCACCAAAGCCTGTTAA